From a single Chiloscyllium punctatum isolate Juve2018m chromosome 31, sChiPun1.3, whole genome shotgun sequence genomic region:
- the LOC140457047 gene encoding prokineticin receptor 2-like, whose translation MADHCANVSQCSDLSLTDLGLSWNQSYEYEQYMSLPDIRGQEAADNTFYQARIVIGVAFVCIMLVCGVGNFFFIVTLARYKNLRNITNLLIVNLAISDFIVAIVCCPFEMDYYVVRGLSWSFGHVLCSSVNYLRMVSLYVSTNALLVIAVDRYLVIVHPLKPRMKFQTAYCVLIAVWLVSLFISIPSAYFTTETTFDTFLGSNGKIFCGQIWPADKKLFYKSYFLFLFILEFVVPVLTMSLCYMQICRELWFKSMPGVQTYQIKKRLRARRKTVLVLMGILTAYILCWAPYYGYTIVRDFFPNVLLRVKHSITVYYIVECIAVSNSMINTLFFVTVKNNTCKYVKKSFLQRWRAAYTPDKSTAMQECQTSVLPVSDELPQQQ comes from the exons ATGGCAGATCACTGTGCCAACGTGTCACAATGCAGTGACTTGAGTTTGACTGACCTTGGCTTGTCTTGGAATCAGAGTTATGAGTATGAACAATACATGTCACTGCCAGATATAAGAGGGCAAGAGGCTGCCGATAATACTTTCTACCAGGCCAGGATTGTGATAGGTGTGGCCTTTGTCTGCATCATGCTGGTCTGTGGTGTTGGCAATTTCTTCTTCATTGTGACCCTGGCCAGATACAAGAATCTGAGGAACATCACCAATCTCCTGATAGTCAACCTGGCCATCTCTGATTTCATTGTGGCCATTGTGTGCTGTCCCTTCGAAATGGATTACTACGTGGTCAGAGGGCTGTCCTGGAGCTTtggtcatgttctatgttcctctgTGAACTACCTCAGAATGGTGTCCCTCTATGTCTCCACCAACGCGCTGCTGGTCATTGCCGTCGACAG GTATCTGGTCATTGTGCACCCGCTGAAACCTCGTATGAAGTTTCAGACGGCCTACTGTGTTCTGATTGCCGTATGGTTAGTCTCCCTGTTCATCTCCATCCCTTCAGCATACTTTACAACTGAAACAACCTTCGACACTTTCCTGGGAAGCAACGGGAAAATATTCTGTGGGCAGATCTGGCCGGCAGACAAGAAACTCTTTTACAAGTCCTATTTCTTATTCCTCTTCATCCTGGAGTTTGTTGTGCCTGTGCTGACAATGTCCCTGTGCTACATGCAGATCTGCAGGGAGCTGTGGTTCAAAAGCATGCCAGGTGTGCAAACCTACCAAATTAAGAAGCGGCTTCGAGCACGGAGGAAGACGGTCCTGGTCCTTATGGGTATATTGACCGCCTACATCCTCTGCTGGGCTCCATATTATGGATACACCATCGTCCGAGATTTCTTTCCAAATGTGCTCCTCAGAGTAAAGCATTCCATCACGGTGTACTACATTGTAGAGTGCATTGCAGTGAGCAACAGCATGATAAACACGCTGTTCTTCGTTACAGTAAAAAACAACACTTGCAAGTATGTGAAGAAGAGCTTCCTTCAGCGCTGGAGGGCTGCCTACACACCTGACAAAAGCACTGCCATGCAAGAGTGCCAAACATCAGTGCTGCCAGTGTCCGACGAACTGCCTCAGCAGCAATAG